Proteins from one Pleuronectes platessa chromosome 16, fPlePla1.1, whole genome shotgun sequence genomic window:
- the cbx6b gene encoding neuronal pentraxin-2 → MVAFIGAVICIIAAVHTGSSRAAAAQQQPATDNHSLYPDSVAQTPGGSAARPGSLGALHGSETPESEAPTFNLGLGGAGGVTGLTGHDPAVSRLICTPIPAGDCNPKNFQQQADDPSLYAGEDWGYLRTTAEELRQTVLQQKDQILTDQRTIRELTGKLSECEKGLDGVERRGSAAGLWGGTGAAEGTHLERIMVRDSPVSAPDGAHLLTARAVDELEQAIAQLKDRIEKLESDIGPFPHNQTDGSISGAHEEGGLSGGQERSAVPGHRAAADRPWRMEDLEGELERKVELLEKERKALRLETEKHRQEIDQGLSKLQHRISGLEEGVSGHSFPDGYRLSFPTRTNYMYAVVKHSIPKLRALTLCLWLRPTEGGIGTPLSYAVPEQPNELVLLQGLHTPTELLINDKVAQLPLNLTRGSWQHICVSWSQKGGVWQAYQGGKLRGEGHALAAGHHIRPGGVLILGQEQDSLGGGFDSSQALVGELSQVGLWDRVLSSSQVASLARCGRVAHGSVAPWTENGVSVYGGASKDPGEPCAKHSRSSQ, encoded by the exons ATGGTGGCCTTCATCGGAGCGGTTATCTGCATCATCGCGGCCGTCCACACCGGCTCCTCCAGGGCTGCCGCggcacagcagcagcctgcGACCGACAACCACTCGCTGTACCCGGACTCGGTGGCGCAGACTCCCGGGGGCTCCGCGGCCAGGCCCGGGTCTCTGGGCGCTCTCCATGGTTCTGAAACACCCGAGTCGGAGGCGCCCACGTTCAACCTGGGGCTCGGCGGAGCGGGGGGTGTCACCGGACTCACCGGACACGACCCAGCGGTCAGCAGACTCATCTGCACGCCGATCCCCGCCGGAGACTGCAACCCGAAAAACTTTCAGCAACAAGCGGACGACCCGTCGCTGTACGCCGGCGAGGACTGGGGCTACCTCCGCACCACCGCGGAGGAGCTGCGGCAGACCGTCCTGCAGCAGAAAGACCAGATCCTGACCGACCAGAGGACCATCCGGGAGCTGACGGGGAAACTATCCGAGTGCGAGAAGGGGCTGGACGGCGTGGAGAGACGCGGGAGCGCTGCGGGGCTGTGGGGCGGCACAGGGGCGGCGGAGGGGACGCACCTGGAGCGGATCATGGTGCGGGACAGCCCGGTGTCTGCGCCCGACGGTGCCCACCTGCTCACCGCCAGGGCTGTGGATGAACTGGAGCAGGCGATCGCCCAGCTCAAAGACCGCATAGAGAAACTGGAG TCAGACATTGGCCCGTTTCCTCACAACCAGACGGACGGTAGTATCTCCGGAGCGCATGAGGAAGGCGGGCTGTCTGGCGGCCAGGAGAGGTCGGCCGTGCCCGggcacagagctgctgctgacagGCCCTGGAGGATGGAAGACTTGgagggagagctggagaggaaggtggagctgctggagaaggagagaaaagccCTCAGGCTGGAAactgagaaacacagacaggaaaTCGACCAGGGCCTCAGCAAACTGCAGCACCGGATCTCCGGACTGGAGGAAG GTGTCTCTGGACATTCCTTCCCTGACGGCTACAGACTGTCCTTCCCAACACGGACTAACTACATGTACGCTGTCGTGAAACACTCCATCCCGAAGCTGCGGGCGCTCACCCTCTGCCTGTGGCTGCGGCCCACGGAGGGGGGCATCGGGACGCCTCTGTCCTACGCCGTCCCCGAGCAGCCCAACGAACTGGTGCTGCTGCAAGGCCTGCACACCCCCACCGAGCTGCTCATCAATGACAAG GTGGCGCAGTTACCTCTGAACCTCACCAGAGGCAGCTGGCAGCACATCTGTGTGAGCTGGAGCCAGAAGGGGGGAGTGTGGCAGGCCTACCAGGGGGGGAAGCTGAGGGGCGAGGGCCACGCGCTGGCCGCCGGACATCACATCAGGCCTGGGGGAGTCCTCATACTGGGGCAGGAGCAG GATTCCCTCGGTGGAGGATTTGACTCATCCCAGGCCCTGGTTGGAGAGCTGTCCCAGGTGGGCCTCTGGGACCGGGTCCTGTCCTCCAGCCAGGTGGCCAGCTTGGCTCGCTGCGGCCGAGTGGCCCATGGGAGCGTGGCCCCCTGGACGGAGAACGGAGTCAGTGTCTATGGAGGAGCCAGCAAGGACCCGGGGGAGCCGTGTGCTAAACACAGCAGGAGCTCCCAGTGA
- the baiap2l2a gene encoding brain-specific angiogenesis inhibitor 1-associated protein 2-like protein 2, translating to MSRMNSDQLHSSTLRIYSSLMEEFNPGLQKLVSLGNSYVRAFKALAETSEAYFSALSKIGERAFYTVSSRSLGDVLLQISESQRRLTLELDGVFRWFSLEVLQEMDNNVKLDKDYISGSRNQYEMEVHNQEAALDRRMSRGSSKDGSEYVQFLRVSHGEALKEEERRYRFLAEKHCGMVQTIAELMDKIGGSLRQRGNSWTEEVNATRQPEARRPDVVDNTVRQEENRRNREEQPLGRIPSRAPSPQGSVYRSAADSVGGGGAGGRYTKALVSHQPGSNPTLLPFTRGEIITVMVQQARNGWLYGRGDSSSRPGWFPATFVEPVDEPFKSTSSSNSTLRSMSSMSSMSSMSSLFDQRGSSGQSGAPPPPAPPPPPPLSQSSNKHSDMQLDTQNWSSPSRNDESKSHSKKRSQQHASQPELFPRGTNPFATVKLKPTTTDDRSTPQLHRM from the exons ATGTCGAGGATGAACAGTGATCAGCTGCATTCCTCCACCTTGAGGATTTACTCG AGCCTGATGGAAGAGTTCAACCCAGGCCTGCAGAAATTGGTTTCACTGGGAAACAGCTACGTCCGAGCTTTCAAgg ctctGGCGGAAACAAGCGAGGCCTACTTCAGTGCACTGTCAAAGATCGGAGAGAGAGCTTTTTACACCGTGTCCTCACGCTCCCTCG GAGATGTCCTGCTCCAGATCTCCGAGAGCCAGAGAAGACTGACTTTGGAGCTGGATGGAGTC TTCCGCTGGTTCAGTTTGGAGGTTCTGCAGGAGATGGACAACAACGTTAAACTGGACAAAGATTACATCTCA GGAAGCAGGAATCAGTACGAGATGGAAGTCCACAACCAGGAAGCAGCTCTGGACCGACGAATGAGCAGAGGAAGCTCAAAG GACGGCTCAGAGTATGTGCAGTTCCTCAGGGTGAGCCACGGAGAGgctctgaaggaggaggagaggagatacCGCTTCCTGGCTGAGAAACACTGTGGGATGGTCCAGACCATCGCAGAGCTCATGGATAAG atAGGTGGCTCTCTCCGGCAGAGAGGTAATTCCTGGACAGAAGAGGTGAACGCCACCAGACAACCTGAAGCCAGACGTCCAGATGTGGTGGATAACACA GTGAGGCAGGAGGAGAACAGAaggaacagagaggagcagccCCTCGGCAGAATACCATCAAGGG CCCCGTCTCCCCAGGGAAGCGTTTATCGCTCTGCGGCAGACTCggtggggggtggtggtgctggaggaAGATATACAAAGGCCCTGGTTTCCCACCAACCTGGCTCCAACCCCACCCTGCTGCCCTTCACCAGGGGAGAGATAATCACTGTGATGGTCCAGCAGGCGAGGAACGGCTGGTTGTACGGACGAGGGGACAGCAGCTCGCG TCCGGGATGGTTTCCAGCTACTTTTGTGGAACCAGTGGATGAACCTTTCAAGTCAACCAGCTCCAG CAACTCAACCCTCCGAAGCATGAGCAGCATGAGCAGCATGAGCAGCATGAGCAGCCTGTTCGACCAACGGGGAAGCAGCGGACAGAGCGGAGCCCCGCCCCCTCCCGCTCCACCGCCACCGCCACCATTGTCCCAGTCTTCAAATAAACACTCTGACATGCAACTGGACACTCAGAACTGGTCCAGTCCCAGCAGGAACGATGAGTCAAAGTCACACAGCAAAAAG agaTCACAGCAACACGCATCGCAGCCCGAGCTCTTCCCGAG GGGAACCAACCCATTTGCAACAGTGAAGCTGAAGCCCACCACCACTGACGACAGATCCACCCCACAGCTTCATCGCATGTGA
- the pvalb6 gene encoding parvalbumin 6, whose protein sequence is MAMSSILNTDDIKKAVDAFAAADSFDHKKFFEMVGLRAKPFDDVKKVFMVLDADNSGYIEEEELKFVLKGFAKNGRDLTDKETKIFLRAADKDGDGKIGVDEFAAMVKE, encoded by the exons ATGGCAATGAGCAGCATCCTCAACACTGATGACATCAAGAAAGCTGTAGATGCATTTGCAG ctgctgaTTCCTTTGACCATAAGAAGTTTTTCGAGATGGTGGGTCTGAGGGCCAAACCCTTTGACGATGTGAAGAAGGTCTTCATGGTGCTGGACGCCGACAACAGCGGCTacatagaggaggaggagctcaa ATTCGTCCTGAAGGGTTTCGCCAAAAATGGCCGGGACCTGACCGACAAAGAAACCAAAATATTTTTAAGAGCAGCCGACAAGGATGGAGACGGCAAGATCGGAGTCGACG AATTTGCTGCCATGGTGAAGGAGTAA